In Sebaldella termitidis ATCC 33386, one DNA window encodes the following:
- a CDS encoding S1C family serine protease — MKKIFLMLFFLVLLQISYGTDKIKSSIVKIYSTHQQYDYRSPWQNGSDYNSTSTGFIVDGNRILTNAHAVLSNRFLQVRKEGESKKYKASVEFISEEYDLALIKVEEPGFFNGTVPLKFSGIPMNRDKVAIYGYPMGGDKLSITEGIVSRIEHSKYTLTTEKFLIGQTDAAINPGNSGGPVISKGKIVGVAFSGLLGADNIGYFIPTPIVEHFLNDIKDGNYDGMPKLGIIWSELESPSHRKMLGVENTSTGILIKKIKKNSPFEDILKKGDVLLKLDNYPIEYDGTVEFRKNERTDFNYVVQNKNFGEFLRYEVMRDRKKVSGEIKLTKDKIPFDLIKNSSFEEPPTYFIYGGLIFEPLTDIYINNSPIKLPEDVDSIQGLQNKTELVVLVRVLSDDVNIGYNNYYDAIITRVNGESYTDFRDFVRIVKTSDEQFMKFEDIDGNEIVLDTRQVEKRNPEIFQNYSIDREMSADILDISR; from the coding sequence ATGAAAAAAATTTTTCTGATGTTATTCTTTTTAGTTTTACTGCAGATATCTTACGGGACTGATAAAATAAAGTCCTCGATTGTAAAGATTTATTCTACACATCAGCAGTATGATTACAGAAGTCCTTGGCAGAACGGGTCTGATTATAATTCCACTTCGACAGGCTTTATAGTAGACGGAAACAGAATTCTTACCAATGCTCATGCAGTATTGAGCAACAGGTTTCTTCAGGTTAGAAAAGAAGGAGAGTCAAAAAAATATAAGGCCAGTGTAGAATTCATTTCCGAAGAGTATGATCTGGCATTAATAAAAGTAGAGGAACCGGGATTCTTTAACGGCACTGTTCCGTTAAAATTCTCAGGAATACCGATGAACCGGGATAAAGTAGCTATTTACGGCTATCCGATGGGCGGGGACAAGCTGAGTATAACAGAAGGGATAGTATCCAGAATAGAGCACAGCAAGTATACTCTGACAACAGAAAAGTTTCTTATAGGGCAGACAGATGCGGCAATAAATCCCGGAAACAGCGGCGGACCGGTGATTTCCAAGGGGAAAATAGTGGGAGTGGCCTTTTCTGGACTGCTTGGTGCGGATAATATAGGATATTTTATACCTACGCCGATCGTGGAACATTTTTTAAATGATATAAAAGACGGAAATTATGACGGGATGCCGAAACTGGGTATTATCTGGTCAGAGCTTGAAAGCCCGTCACATAGAAAAATGCTCGGAGTGGAAAATACATCAACTGGGATATTAATAAAAAAAATAAAGAAAAATTCTCCGTTTGAGGATATTTTGAAAAAAGGAGATGTCCTTTTGAAGCTGGATAATTATCCGATAGAATATGACGGGACAGTGGAGTTCAGAAAAAATGAAAGAACAGATTTTAATTATGTAGTACAAAATAAGAATTTTGGGGAATTTCTCAGATATGAAGTAATGAGAGACAGAAAGAAGGTTTCCGGAGAAATAAAGCTGACAAAGGACAAAATTCCTTTTGATCTTATAAAAAACAGCTCATTTGAAGAGCCGCCCACATATTTTATATACGGGGGATTGATTTTTGAACCGCTTACCGATATTTATATTAATAATTCTCCGATAAAGCTTCCGGAAGACGTAGACAGCATACAGGGACTTCAAAATAAAACAGAACTGGTAGTGCTGGTAAGGGTGCTTTCAGATGATGTAAATATAGGTTATAACAATTATTACGATGCGATAATTACACGGGTTAACGGAGAGAGCTATACCGATTTCAGAGATTTTGTAAGAATAGTAAAGACATCAGACGAGCAGTTTATGAAATTTGAAGATATTGACGGAAATGAGATAGTTCTTGATACCCGTCAGGTAGAAAAAAGAAATCCTGAAATATTTCAAAATTACAGCATAGACAGGGAAATGTCTGCTGATATACTTGATATTTCCCGTTAA
- a CDS encoding DUF1905 domain-containing protein codes for MKYSFIGKIFRDGNRNYIKIPFNVWETCGQKGMIPVKADIESVVFECKLVPKGHGNYYIPVLKAFSDKLGKTGELKVSFEIIEELSRINSRSPYTKKEPVRKIDNIDLVLQPEAGLCGQACLAMLSGADIKEIIKIMKCGKWQASFSRVIETLNYFGIEHSEKITYTQKKDIELSKCCILNIRDEKSLKGSHMAVYFDKKFYDPVYGISEKYNRAKIISFLEIKV; via the coding sequence ATGAAATATTCATTTATCGGAAAAATATTCAGGGATGGAAACAGAAATTACATAAAAATTCCTTTTAATGTATGGGAGACATGCGGACAAAAAGGGATGATTCCGGTCAAGGCGGATATTGAAAGTGTTGTTTTTGAGTGTAAGCTGGTTCCTAAAGGACACGGAAATTATTATATTCCGGTTTTAAAAGCTTTTTCAGACAAACTGGGTAAAACAGGGGAATTAAAGGTAAGTTTTGAAATAATAGAAGAATTAAGCAGAATTAACAGCAGAAGTCCGTATACAAAGAAAGAGCCGGTTAGAAAAATAGACAATATAGATCTGGTTTTGCAGCCGGAAGCAGGCTTATGCGGACAGGCGTGTCTTGCGATGTTATCAGGGGCGGACATCAAGGAAATAATAAAAATAATGAAATGCGGGAAATGGCAGGCGAGCTTTAGCAGGGTCATTGAAACACTGAATTATTTTGGAATAGAACATTCTGAAAAAATAACTTATACACAAAAAAAAGATATTGAGCTTTCGAAATGCTGTATTTTGAATATAAGGGATGAAAAAAGCTTAAAGGGCAGTCATATGGCTGTTTATTTTGATAAGAAATTTTATGATCCTGTATATGGAATTTCTGAAAAATATAACAGAGCTAAGATAATTTCTTTTTTAGAGATAAAAGTGTAA
- the mnmA gene encoding tRNA 2-thiouridine(34) synthase MnmA, whose product MKKRVVLGMSGGVDSSVAAILLKEQGYEVIGVFMKNWDETDENGVCPADEDYKDVIAVAEQLDVPYYSVNFVKEYWDRVFTYFLDEYRAGRTPNPDVMCNKEIKFKAFLDYAVKIGADYIATGHYARIERDSGKVRLLRGLDDNKDQTYFLCQLSQEQLDKVIFPIGEYNKKDIRAIAEKYNLKTAKKKDSTGICFIGERDFAEFLNRYLPAKPGKIVTADGENLGNHVGLMHYTIGQRKGIGIGNTKDGSGEPWFVADKDLEKNELIVVQGGDHEKLYSKALIADNFNFINKRELPLKCTAKFRYRQKDVGVTVEKAGTDSYRVTFDKPEKAVTLGQIVVLYDNEECLGGGIIKEIIK is encoded by the coding sequence GTGAAAAAGAGAGTAGTTTTAGGAATGTCAGGAGGAGTAGACTCTTCTGTGGCAGCAATATTATTAAAAGAACAGGGATATGAGGTTATCGGAGTATTCATGAAGAACTGGGATGAAACAGATGAAAACGGCGTCTGTCCGGCAGACGAGGATTATAAAGATGTGATAGCCGTAGCGGAGCAACTTGATGTTCCTTATTATTCGGTGAATTTTGTAAAAGAATACTGGGACAGGGTTTTTACGTACTTTTTGGATGAATACAGGGCCGGAAGAACTCCTAATCCTGATGTTATGTGTAATAAGGAAATTAAATTCAAGGCATTTCTGGATTATGCCGTGAAAATAGGTGCTGATTATATAGCAACAGGACATTATGCCAGAATTGAGAGAGACAGCGGGAAAGTCAGACTTCTCAGAGGACTTGATGATAATAAAGACCAGACATATTTTTTATGCCAGCTTAGTCAGGAACAGCTGGACAAGGTCATATTTCCTATAGGTGAATATAATAAAAAGGATATAAGGGCAATAGCAGAAAAATATAATCTTAAGACAGCAAAGAAAAAAGACAGTACCGGAATATGCTTTATCGGGGAAAGAGATTTTGCAGAATTTCTGAACAGGTATCTTCCTGCAAAGCCCGGTAAAATAGTAACTGCTGATGGAGAAAATCTGGGAAACCATGTAGGACTTATGCATTATACAATCGGACAGAGAAAAGGAATCGGAATAGGAAATACAAAGGACGGTTCCGGTGAACCGTGGTTTGTAGCTGACAAGGATCTAGAAAAAAATGAGCTTATAGTTGTTCAGGGCGGAGATCATGAAAAACTTTATTCAAAAGCTCTTATTGCGGATAATTTTAATTTTATAAATAAAAGGGAGCTTCCTTTGAAATGTACTGCAAAATTCAGATACAGACAGAAAGATGTGGGAGTTACAGTAGAAAAGGCCGGGACAGACAGTTACAGGGTGACATTTGACAAGCCTGAAAAAGCAGTGACTCTTGGTCAGATAGTAGTGCTTTATGATAATGAAGAATGTCTTGGCGGAGGAATAATAAAGGAAATCATTAAGTAG
- a CDS encoding TetR/AcrR family transcriptional regulator translates to MKKTEIKKRKVIEESAKLFYFNGYVNTGLKEILEVCNIPKGSFYYYFKNKDDLLIHVIDYHTNNIIRFFDRTVNDLSIPKFKVFFHNFFSNVELNSYHGGSPLGNIANELSDVNEDIRQHLLLSYRKIEMKFSFFLSMMKNINPNYKTLQAEEVARVLVSQMEGTMLKIKLEKKENAITDFFFIFDKLLKANAG, encoded by the coding sequence ATGAAAAAGACTGAAATAAAAAAAAGAAAAGTTATTGAAGAAAGCGCGAAGCTTTTTTATTTTAACGGATACGTAAATACCGGACTGAAGGAAATCCTGGAAGTTTGTAATATTCCAAAGGGTTCCTTTTATTATTATTTTAAAAATAAAGATGATCTGCTTATTCATGTCATTGATTATCATACTAACAATATAATACGTTTTTTTGACAGAACTGTAAATGATCTTTCCATTCCTAAATTTAAGGTATTTTTTCATAATTTTTTCTCAAATGTGGAGCTGAACAGCTACCACGGAGGAAGCCCTCTCGGCAATATTGCCAATGAACTGTCCGATGTAAATGAGGATATAAGACAGCATCTGCTTTTATCATACAGAAAAATAGAAATGAAGTTTTCTTTCTTTTTATCCATGATGAAAAATATAAATCCCAACTACAAGACACTTCAGGCAGAGGAAGTAGCAAGAGTTCTTGTTTCTCAGATGGAAGGAACTATGCTTAAAATAAAGCTGGAGAAAAAAGAAAATGCCATTACTGACTTTTTCTTTATATTCGATAAGCTTCTGAAAGCCAATGCAGGATAA
- a CDS encoding MATE family efflux transporter: protein MERKKNLKNMLRYVIPSVTALMVNSVYIIVDGFFVMKGVGEKALAAVTLSVPFLEALIAVSMLLSVGAGIYISYYLGKGSKNTANTVLNTSLALLFLVSAVISISGIVFLKDLARILGADETMTELVCDYLKYLLYFSPALILSYALATFLRNDNKPGLGMIAMIFGGLANGILDYVFIFVFNMGIEGAGLATGLGPVFSILIMMPHFFLKKGDLYFRLSAFSFRYCKKILTAGIPAFITEYSLGIVTYLHNFVIIRILGEQGVAAYGIIGYVALIVLTFYLGISQGIQPLISMAYGAGKDRELKFYTRVSFIFAGIIGIVSTAVIIVFARPITEIFSGNNSELTAVTVYGLRIYSVNFILAGINILAISIFQSVQKVKTASVIAVIRSTVFVYAALMTLPVFFGSLGIWLSMPFAEAGAFLVILGICIFTLRDEKEKRAEHVIL, encoded by the coding sequence ATGGAAAGAAAAAAGAATCTAAAGAATATGCTGAGATATGTAATTCCAAGTGTGACAGCATTAATGGTGAATTCTGTTTATATAATTGTAGACGGGTTTTTCGTAATGAAAGGTGTAGGTGAAAAGGCCCTTGCTGCCGTAACTCTGAGTGTGCCGTTTTTGGAAGCACTGATAGCAGTCAGTATGCTTTTGTCAGTAGGAGCAGGAATTTATATTTCGTATTATTTGGGGAAAGGCAGTAAAAATACTGCAAATACAGTATTAAATACATCTTTGGCATTACTGTTTCTGGTTTCGGCTGTAATCAGTATTTCAGGAATAGTATTTTTAAAAGATTTGGCTCGTATACTGGGAGCAGATGAAACTATGACAGAATTAGTGTGTGATTATTTGAAATATCTGCTTTATTTTTCACCTGCTCTTATTCTCAGTTATGCACTGGCGACATTTTTGAGAAATGACAATAAACCCGGTCTCGGAATGATTGCCATGATATTTGGTGGTTTGGCAAACGGGATATTGGATTATGTGTTTATTTTTGTATTTAATATGGGGATAGAAGGTGCAGGACTTGCTACCGGATTAGGACCTGTATTTAGCATATTAATCATGATGCCGCATTTTTTTCTTAAAAAAGGGGATTTATATTTCCGCTTATCGGCTTTTAGCTTTAGATACTGTAAAAAGATACTGACTGCAGGGATTCCCGCTTTTATTACTGAATATTCCCTAGGAATAGTAACTTATCTTCATAATTTTGTGATAATAAGAATTTTGGGTGAGCAGGGAGTGGCAGCTTATGGAATTATAGGTTATGTAGCTCTTATAGTACTCACATTCTATCTGGGGATTTCTCAGGGGATACAGCCACTGATAAGTATGGCTTACGGTGCAGGAAAGGACAGAGAGCTGAAATTTTATACCAGAGTGTCCTTTATATTTGCAGGAATTATAGGAATAGTTAGTACAGCAGTGATAATAGTATTTGCCCGTCCGATAACAGAAATTTTCTCGGGGAATAATTCAGAATTAACAGCTGTAACTGTATATGGTCTGAGAATATACTCCGTTAACTTTATTTTAGCAGGTATAAATATTTTGGCAATTTCAATATTTCAGTCGGTACAGAAAGTGAAAACAGCTTCTGTAATAGCTGTAATAAGAAGTACTGTATTTGTGTATGCAGCCCTTATGACACTTCCAGTGTTTTTTGGAAGCCTTGGAATATGGCTTTCGATGCCGTTTGCAGAAGCTGGAGCTTTTCTTGTAATTCTGGGAATTTGTATCTTTACACTGCGTGATGAAAAAGAAAAAAGAGCAGAGCATGTAATTTTATAG
- a CDS encoding HAD family hydrolase: protein MKKNIGAFFDIDGTIYRDSLLIEHFKMLVKYEFINMSSWTGRVKQKFEHWEKRNGNYDDYLLELVETYVDALKNLNKNDVEFLAKRVIDLKWERVYRYTRQKLMEHKEKGHKIIIISGSPDFLVEKMALKYEVDDFMASKYLVDKNNIFTGEVVPMWDAKSKKKAINYFCDKYSIDFSKSYAYGDTTGDLTMFKNVKFPVAINPAMRLIKKIKKDKELSERIQIIVERKDVIYSLDSHVKVQ from the coding sequence ATGAAAAAAAATATAGGTGCATTTTTTGATATAGATGGTACAATTTACAGAGATTCACTTTTAATAGAACATTTTAAGATGCTCGTAAAATATGAATTTATTAATATGTCTTCATGGACAGGTCGTGTAAAGCAGAAATTTGAGCATTGGGAAAAAAGAAACGGCAACTATGACGACTATTTGCTGGAATTAGTAGAAACTTACGTAGATGCATTAAAAAATCTGAATAAAAATGATGTGGAGTTTCTGGCGAAAAGAGTAATTGATTTGAAATGGGAAAGAGTTTACAGATACACAAGGCAGAAACTAATGGAGCATAAGGAAAAAGGACATAAAATAATTATAATTTCAGGTAGTCCGGATTTTCTTGTGGAAAAAATGGCGCTGAAATATGAAGTGGATGATTTTATGGCTTCAAAGTATCTTGTGGATAAAAATAATATATTCACAGGAGAAGTGGTACCCATGTGGGATGCTAAAAGCAAAAAGAAAGCTATTAATTATTTTTGTGATAAGTACAGCATAGATTTTTCCAAGTCTTATGCTTACGGGGATACCACAGGCGATCTTACTATGTTTAAGAATGTGAAGTTTCCTGTAGCGATAAATCCTGCTATGAGACTGATAAAAAAAATAAAAAAAGATAAGGAGCTGTCTGAAAGAATACAGATAATAGTAGAAAGAAAGGATGTCATCTACAGTCTGGATTCTCATGTTAAGGTACAGTAA
- a CDS encoding HIRAN domain-containing protein: protein MMSNRFEGIKLEFEGLFYGGSYEIEIFSDGRFYYSFIENESIEIQRGCFQILQKEVMMFEELMEHFELLKKQGNYTVTEFRFGNSLLLLQRNGRKETIEVGKNMIFEYSKLLMDKYMKSTKRVFLLDTYLDGTKYIRNFNWKIKNMTTLDLFREFSGTYINMVAAYNDRKEKVGYVPKEHSEVLARLVDSGKKLYALAIPTDEAIALKIYMYD from the coding sequence ATGATGTCTAACAGATTTGAGGGAATAAAGCTGGAGTTTGAAGGGTTGTTTTATGGAGGAAGTTATGAGATAGAAATTTTTTCTGATGGTAGGTTTTATTATTCATTTATAGAAAATGAATCTATAGAAATACAAAGAGGCTGTTTTCAGATTTTACAAAAAGAAGTAATGATGTTTGAAGAGCTGATGGAGCATTTTGAGTTATTAAAAAAACAGGGGAATTATACTGTTACTGAATTTAGATTCGGGAATAGTCTTCTTTTATTACAGAGAAACGGAAGAAAAGAAACCATAGAAGTAGGAAAGAATATGATATTTGAGTATTCAAAGCTGCTTATGGACAAATATATGAAAAGTACAAAAAGGGTATTCCTTCTGGACACATATCTGGACGGGACAAAATATATAAGAAATTTTAACTGGAAAATAAAGAATATGACTACACTTGATCTGTTCAGGGAATTTTCCGGAACATATATAAATATGGTAGCGGCATATAATGACAGAAAAGAGAAAGTGGGCTATGTGCCGAAAGAACACAGTGAAGTTCTTGCAAGACTTGTAGATTCGGGAAAGAAGCTTTATGCACTTGCGATACCTACAGATGAAGCAATAGCATTAAAAATTTATATGTACGACTAG
- the bcp gene encoding thioredoxin-dependent thiol peroxidase, which translates to MKAKDFTLQASNGKDVSLSDYKGKAVILYFYPKDSTPGCTTEACDFRDNSSVIKEGNAEILGISLDSINSHEKFIEKNDLPFLLLSDPDHKVCEMYGVWQLKKNYGKEYMGIVRSTFLIDKDQNIVKEWRNVRVKNHVEEVTEELKKL; encoded by the coding sequence ATGAAAGCAAAGGATTTCACACTTCAGGCAAGTAACGGTAAGGATGTAAGTCTGAGTGACTATAAAGGGAAGGCAGTAATTCTGTATTTTTATCCCAAAGACTCTACACCAGGATGTACTACAGAGGCCTGTGATTTCCGTGATAATTCCAGTGTGATAAAAGAAGGAAATGCCGAGATACTGGGAATAAGTCTGGATTCTATAAACAGTCACGAGAAATTCATAGAAAAAAATGATCTTCCGTTTCTGCTGTTAAGCGATCCTGATCATAAGGTATGTGAAATGTATGGAGTATGGCAGCTGAAAAAGAATTACGGAAAAGAATATATGGGGATAGTAAGAAGTACTTTTCTTATAGATAAAGATCAAAATATCGTAAAAGAGTGGAGAAATGTAAGAGTAAAGAACCATGTAGAGGAAGTAACAGAAGAATTGAAAAAACTATAA
- the mprF gene encoding bifunctional lysylphosphatidylglycerol flippase/synthetase MprF yields the protein MKKKVILILKLLFFVLILFLLYRELKNYNIRHIIEVVNEYSISVIILGLLTAGLNYFILTFYDLLALRNEDEKLSFKKIIPVSFTAFAFGNSLGFSGISSSAIRLRLYGALKIPEGKIIKISLFTMVSFWVGLITAAAVSAAVNMKIYAVPLIILLMIYCWKIPDIKKLSIKRSIVLKQLIVGFIDWAAAGLVLYIFLPERPDFFLFLGIFCLAQFAGVVSNLPGGIGTFEFVFLKLLGSSNGILAAIFLYRVIYYLVPLLGAIITYLVLEFTKKAEKITKTYEFLIPILLAAFCFTSGMILLISGAIPPAISRITFLEKIIPLGVLEISHFLGSIIGIVLILLSYAIKNRINLAYRVSVCALVFGIFSLLFKGAGYGTVMVLIFVLILLIPSKKFFYRKSSLFHNGINPEWTVLIIMVLISSIWLGLFSYKQTPYSSLLWWQFEFHKGAPRVLRMIFAIGLFTFIFSVIKILRPVPQEKYTVLNDSREAVDEIMKTSSDSESNLVYLNDKRIYFSDNKKAFLMYGKYQNTRIVMGDPIGNESEISEIIWDYFLETKNSLESLIFYEVGKENLHYYLDIGLTILKIGEEALVNLENFSLKGDKKKTLRYTYNKLTKEEYEMKIIKKEDIEPYLDELERISDIWLKTKSVKEKSFSLGNFTKEYMRNFDTAVIIKDNEIYAFANLFYSGDKNEISIDLMRYDADKAPNGIMDFLFMKIMEHGKENEFKYFNLGMAPLSGIEDKNTGLVNLWNKAGIFIYKHGNHFYNFDGLKKFKNKFDPEWKPKYVAFYGNPLKIVSNTVSLISGGMKGFFKK from the coding sequence ATGAAAAAGAAGGTTATTTTGATATTAAAGCTGTTATTCTTTGTGTTAATTCTCTTTTTATTATACAGAGAACTGAAGAATTATAATATCAGGCATATTATAGAAGTAGTAAATGAATACAGTATATCAGTGATAATTTTGGGACTTCTTACAGCGGGACTGAATTATTTTATACTGACTTTTTATGATTTGCTGGCTTTACGCAATGAAGATGAAAAGCTTTCATTCAAAAAAATAATTCCTGTTTCGTTTACAGCCTTTGCATTCGGAAACAGTCTGGGATTTTCCGGGATTTCGTCCTCGGCAATAAGGCTCAGACTGTATGGAGCATTAAAGATACCAGAGGGAAAAATAATAAAGATATCTTTATTTACAATGGTTTCCTTCTGGGTGGGACTGATAACGGCTGCTGCTGTTTCGGCAGCAGTCAATATGAAAATATATGCAGTTCCGCTGATTATCCTGCTTATGATTTACTGCTGGAAAATACCTGATATAAAAAAACTGAGTATAAAAAGAAGTATAGTATTAAAACAGCTCATAGTGGGATTTATTGACTGGGCTGCAGCAGGACTTGTACTATATATCTTTTTGCCGGAAAGACCTGATTTTTTTCTGTTTTTAGGAATTTTTTGTCTGGCACAGTTTGCAGGTGTAGTAAGTAATCTTCCTGGGGGAATAGGAACATTTGAATTTGTTTTTCTAAAGCTTCTGGGCAGCAGTAACGGAATACTTGCAGCGATTTTTCTTTACAGGGTTATATATTATTTAGTTCCCTTACTCGGTGCTATAATTACATATCTGGTACTGGAATTTACCAAGAAAGCTGAAAAAATAACGAAAACTTATGAATTTCTGATTCCGATACTTCTGGCGGCATTTTGCTTTACCAGCGGAATGATACTTTTAATATCTGGTGCGATACCGCCTGCAATAAGCAGAATAACTTTTCTTGAAAAAATTATTCCTTTGGGTGTGCTGGAGATTTCTCATTTTTTGGGAAGTATAATTGGTATAGTTTTGATTTTACTGAGCTATGCAATTAAGAACAGGATAAATCTGGCATACAGAGTTTCAGTGTGTGCTTTGGTTTTCGGTATATTTTCTCTCCTGTTCAAAGGTGCAGGATACGGGACAGTAATGGTTCTTATCTTCGTTCTGATTCTTCTTATTCCGTCAAAAAAGTTTTTTTATAGAAAAAGCTCCTTATTTCATAACGGAATAAATCCGGAATGGACAGTCTTAATTATAATGGTACTTATATCATCTATCTGGCTTGGTCTTTTTTCTTATAAGCAGACGCCTTACAGCAGTCTTTTATGGTGGCAGTTCGAGTTTCATAAAGGAGCTCCCAGAGTTTTGAGAATGATCTTTGCGATAGGGTTATTTACATTTATATTTTCCGTAATAAAAATTTTAAGACCTGTACCACAGGAAAAATACACAGTATTAAATGATTCCAGAGAAGCAGTGGATGAAATTATGAAAACATCTTCTGATTCTGAGTCAAACCTTGTCTACTTAAATGATAAAAGAATATATTTCAGCGATAATAAAAAAGCTTTTCTTATGTACGGAAAGTATCAGAATACCCGTATTGTAATGGGTGATCCTATAGGGAATGAAAGTGAAATATCCGAAATCATATGGGACTATTTTTTGGAAACGAAAAACAGTCTTGAATCTCTTATTTTTTATGAGGTAGGAAAAGAAAACCTCCACTATTATCTGGATATAGGACTGACTATACTAAAAATAGGCGAGGAAGCACTGGTTAACCTTGAGAATTTTTCACTTAAGGGCGATAAAAAGAAAACTCTGAGATATACGTATAATAAGCTTACAAAAGAAGAGTATGAAATGAAAATAATCAAAAAGGAAGATATAGAACCATATCTTGATGAGCTGGAAAGAATATCCGATATCTGGCTCAAGACTAAAAGTGTAAAGGAAAAAAGCTTTTCGCTGGGTAATTTTACAAAGGAATATATGCGTAATTTTGATACGGCAGTTATAATAAAGGATAATGAAATATATGCTTTTGCCAATTTATTTTATTCTGGAGATAAAAACGAGATATCCATTGATCTTATGAGATATGATGCAGATAAGGCACCAAACGGTATTATGGACTTTTTGTTTATGAAAATAATGGAGCATGGTAAAGAAAACGAATTTAAATATTTTAATCTCGGAATGGCACCCTTGTCGGGAATAGAGGATAAAAATACAGGATTAGTTAATCTGTGGAATAAAGCCGGGATATTTATATATAAACATGGCAATCATTTCTATAATTTTGACGGGCTGAAAAAATTCAAGAATAAATTTGATCCCGAATGGAAGCCGAAATATGTGGCTTTTTACGGGAACCCGCTTAAAATAGTAAGTAATACGGTTTCCTTGATTTCTGGCGGAATGAAAGGTTTCTTTAAAAAATAA
- the asnA gene encoding aspartate--ammonia ligase, protein MKVIVPKNYKTPLDIRETEVAIKKLKDRFEEELSEKMNITRVSAPLFVIRNTGLNDDLNGQEHPVSFTAPNITDLNVEIVHSLAKWKRMALYRYGFQNGEGLYTDMNAIRREEETSNLHSIYVDQWDWERVIEKEDRTEDFLEGIVKKLFDVFKSIEAFTLGEYPQLGEKWLPEKITFITTQELENKYPDLTPKEREGAAAKEYGAIFLKKIGGVLESGEKHDGRAPDYDDWNLNGDIIFWNPLLDCAIELSSMGIRVDSDSLEKQLHISNALDRLNMQYHQMVKSNTLPLTIGGGIGQSRICMYFLRKAHVGEVQASIWSEETEKICKENGINLL, encoded by the coding sequence ATGAAAGTTATAGTACCAAAAAATTATAAAACGCCTTTAGACATAAGGGAAACTGAAGTGGCAATAAAAAAACTCAAGGATAGATTTGAGGAAGAGCTTAGTGAAAAAATGAATATAACAAGAGTATCAGCCCCTTTATTCGTAATAAGAAATACAGGATTAAACGATGATCTGAACGGTCAGGAGCATCCGGTGAGCTTTACGGCACCCAATATTACTGATCTTAATGTAGAAATAGTACATTCTCTTGCAAAATGGAAAAGAATGGCTTTATACAGATATGGGTTTCAAAACGGCGAAGGACTTTATACTGATATGAACGCAATCAGACGTGAAGAAGAAACATCTAATCTGCATTCTATCTATGTGGATCAGTGGGATTGGGAAAGAGTTATCGAAAAGGAAGACAGAACAGAGGACTTTCTTGAAGGAATCGTGAAAAAGCTGTTTGATGTATTTAAATCTATAGAAGCATTTACTTTGGGAGAGTATCCACAGCTTGGAGAAAAATGGCTTCCTGAAAAAATAACATTTATAACTACACAGGAGCTGGAAAATAAATATCCTGATCTTACTCCGAAAGAAAGAGAAGGTGCTGCTGCAAAAGAATACGGCGCAATATTTCTGAAAAAAATCGGAGGTGTACTGGAATCAGGAGAAAAGCATGACGGAAGGGCTCCGGACTATGATGACTGGAATCTGAACGGGGATATTATATTCTGGAATCCGCTTTTGGACTGTGCTATAGAGCTTTCATCAATGGGAATAAGAGTAGACAGCGACTCTCTTGAAAAGCAGCTTCATATATCAAATGCGCTGGACAGACTAAATATGCAGTATCACCAAATGGTAAAATCAAATACTCTGCCTCTTACCATTGGAGGAGGAATCGGACAGTCAAGAATATGTATGTATTTTTTGAGAAAGGCTCATGTAGGAGAGGTTCAGGCATCTATATGGAGCGAGGAAACAGAAAAAATATGTAAAGAAAACGGAATAAATTTATTATAA